The following are from one region of the Capsicum annuum cultivar UCD-10X-F1 chromosome 1, UCD10Xv1.1, whole genome shotgun sequence genome:
- the LOC107853561 gene encoding transcription factor bHLH90, with translation MERALEWLRPLVDSKNWEYCVVWKLGDDPSRFIEWMGCCCSGANGVDVNVKKENGGKQKVTALCKDIQVQHPIRTRACEALAQFPLSISLYSGIQGEVVTSNEPKWINHADISNSSLSHELKGTLVLIPVAGGLVELYSSKLIYKDQKTINFIINLFKLGSEEANSSIARKEDQVLDFFSYEKLNFTAPLMQYATSFPSTAPHISQVSESSANPSIQGSSTGSTRSNELTLCHSPCDHLSQNIPLSQSTEGYFEHTELQCSGNLSRMEGSAFPWKQENYIVAGDMFAVGKKRQKGPYQSKNLVTERKRRNRIKDGLFALRALVPNISKMDKVAILGDAIDYINELQEKVKLYETELNEIEAEFTNNEAAEMVLSDMTEISKVTEPTNEKTQSSNTTNRTRMELEVNQIDARKFLLKVSGSHKTGRFTQLMEAMSYLGLEIVNVSFTTSGGEILSIFITEANVDNVVDSQKLRSSLMELTS, from the exons ATGGAAAGAGCATTGGAATGGTTAAGGCCACTAGTTGATTCCAAGAATTgggaatattgtgttgtttggaAGTTGGGTGATGATCCTTCAAG GTTTATAGAATGGATGGGATGTTGTTGTTCTGGAGCTAATGGAGTTGATGTCAatgtgaagaaagaaaatggaggaAAACAGAAAGTCACTGCTCTATGTAAAGATATCCAAGTGCAGCATCCTATTAGAACAAGGGCTTGTGAGGCTTTAGCTCAATTTCCTCTATCTATTTCCCTTTATTCAGG GATTCAGGGAGAGGTTGTAACATCAAATGAACCAAAGTGGATTAATCATGCTGACATTTCCAATTCAAGTTTATCACAT GAGTTAAAGGGTACCCTGGTATTAATTCCGGTTGCTGGCGGATTGGTTGAGCTGTACAGTTCAAAACTG ATATATAAAGATCAAAAGACGATTAATTTCATCATCAATCTCTTCAAACTTGGGTCTGAAGAAGCCAATAGTTCCATTGCACGAAAAGAAGATCAAGTTCTTGATTTCTTTTCCTATGAGAAATTGAACTTTACTGCTCCTCTCATGCAATATGCTACAAGTTTTCCTTCAACTGCACCTCATATTTCTCAAGTATCTGAATCTAGTGCTAATCCTAGCATTCAAGGATCGTCCACTGGTTCCACTCGTTCAAATGAACTTACTTTGTGTCATTCACCTTGTGATCATTTATCGCAAAATATACCTTTAAGCCAATCAACAGAAGGGTATTTTGAGCACACTGAGCTTCAGTGCAGTGGAAACTTGTCAAGAATGGAAGGATCTGCTTTTCCTTGGaaacaagaaaattatatagttGCAGGAGATATGTTCGCGGTGGGCAAGAAGAGACAAAAAGGACCTTATCAGTCCAAGAATCTCGTCACAGAGAGAAAACGAAGGAACAGAATTAAAGATGGTCTTTTTGCTCTTCGAGCTTTAGTTCCCAATATCTCTAAG ATGGACAAAGTCGCAATACTTGGAGATGCAATTGACTATATAAATGAACTGCAAGAAAAAGTGAAGTTATATGAGACTGAACTCAATGAAATAGAAGCAGAATTTACCAACAATGAAGCTGCTGAAATGGTCCTATCAGACATGACTGAAATATCCAAAGTTACTGAGCCAACAAATGAGAAAACACAAAGTTCAAATACCACTAATAGGACAAGAATGGAG TTGGAAGTGAACCAAATTGATGCAAGAAAGTTCTTGTTGAAGGTCTCCGGATCACATAAAACTGGACGATTTACGCAGTTGATGGAGGCCATGAGTTACTTAGGACTTGAAATAGTAAATGTGAGTTTTACCACTTCTGGAGGGGAGATCTTGAGCATTTTCATAACCGAG GCAAATGTGGACAATGTTGTTGATTCGCAGAAGCTGAGATCCTCACTAATGGAGTTGACAAGTTGA